The Procambarus clarkii isolate CNS0578487 chromosome 4, FALCON_Pclarkii_2.0, whole genome shotgun sequence genomic sequence CTAGTAAACTTTAAGTGGTCCGAAGCCCCTTAAGAGGTGTGAGGTGCTCTCTCAGTGAAGACTTCTTTCAATCATTTGTGTTAGATtaagtgttacgtccactcccaggtctctttctcgaatcgtcacaggcaGTAGTTTCCCTTCACTGTATACTGTCTCTTTGTTCTCCTGTCatctaatcccatttccataactttacatttgcttgtgaTGAACTCCCGGagtcatttctctgaccatctctgcaagctatatctgtgtgtgcgtgcgtgcgcctgTATGTGTTCGTGTGCTCCGCGCTCCAAATAACGGTGAGCAACATATGTGCAACACCTACCCAATAACCAGCCCTGAGGGCGCTACCAGTGCGAGGCAACAGAGTAATACAGAGGTAACGAGGACATTACAATATTAGTACGTAACTTCACCAGCGTGGCGTCCTTGTCCTGGGACAGGTACGACTGTTAATTAGTACGTCACCTGCAGCGACCTTCCTGGacactacaccctcactacactaCCCCTGCACTAGACTACCCTTCACTACACTACCCCCCCTCACTACACTACCCCTGCACTACACTGCCCCCTCACTAGATTACCCTTCACTACACTACCCCTGCACTACACTGCCCCTCACTAGACTACCCCCTCACTACACTACCCCCTCACTACACTACCCCTGCACTACACTACCCCTGCACTACACTACCCCTGCACTACACTACCCCTGCACTACACTACCCCTGCACTACACTACCCCTGCACTACACTACCCCTGCACTACACTACCCCCTCACTACCCCCTCACTACCCCCTCACTACCCTACCCCCCCTCactaccctaccccccccccctcactaccctACCCCCCCTCACTACCCTACCCCCCTCACTACCCTACCCCCCCTCACTACCCTACCCCCCCCTCACTACCCTACACCCCCCTCACTACCCTACCCCCCCTCACTACCCTACCCCCCCCTCActaccctaccccccccctcactaccctaccccccccctcactacactATCACCCTCACTACACTATCACCCTCACTACACTACTACCCCTCACTACACTACTACCCCTCACTACACTACTACCCCTCACTACACTACCCCCCCTCACTACACTACCCCCCCTCACTACACTACCCCCCCTCACTACACTACCCCCCCTCACTACACTACCCCCCCTCACTACACTACCCCCCTCACTACACTACCCCCCCTCACTACACTACCCCCCCTCACTACACTACCCCCCCCTCACTACACTACCCCCCCCTCACTACACTACCCCCCCTCACTACACTACCCCCCCTCACTACACTACCCCCCCTCACTACACTACCCCCCCTCACTACACTACCCCCCCTCACTACACTACCCCCCCTCACTACACTACCCCCCCCTCACTACACTACCCCCCCCTCACTAGACTACCCCCCCTCACTacactaccccctccctcactacactaccccctccctcactacactaccccccctcactacactacccccccctcactacattaccccccctcactacactacccccccctcactacactaccccccctcactacactaccccccctcactacactacccccccctcactacactacccccccccctcactacactacccccccctcactacactacccccccctcactacactacccccccctcactacactacccccccccccactacactaccccctcactacactacccccccctcactacactaccccccctcactacactacccccccctcactacactaccccccccctcactacactacccccccctcactacactacccccccctcactacactacccccccctcactacactaccccccctcaatacactacccccccctcactacactacccccctcactacactacccccctcactacactacccccctcactacactacccccctcactacactaccccccctcactacactacccccccccctcactacactATCTCCCTCACTACACTATCTCCCTCACTACACTATCTCCCTCACTACACTATCCCCCTCACTACACTACCCCTCTCACTACACTACTACCCCTAACTGCAGTACCTCTCACTACACTAACCCTCACACTACACTAACCTCACACTACACTACCCGTCACTACTTTACCTTTAACTACACTAACCCCTCGTTTTTGTTGTTTTTTAGATTTAGCTGCTCAGAACAAAAtggccatgtagcacgggctatggcgagcccgtcatTGAGTTCCGTTatatcgcgataaccttgttactctgatatttgggtcaatattttaaatggaggtggggtttcctgctTTTTCCCTTTCTTTTTCGTTTCTGTTTTAgtcgtgttttaataacattatcttggtggctgaTGTAgatgaatgttcactagtgagtcctatACTTTAACGGCTTTTCTACTCAATGTATTGGTTGTGGAATGTGAATCTAAtgtagctgctgtcgttggattaatgttaagtttgatgcgcagggcttcagtagctttacattccagtaagtagtgcaatagtggcgcctctgcttctgttccacatatGACACTTTTAACTACTGGGTTTATTACCGTTTATTACTACTGTTACCTAGTGGCttattcgtaccatatcgcagtggatcttctacACTAGTGTACTTAGGGAAGTACGCtatcttccgctactttggctctgtggcgacttttgatagttgggagtattttcttcttgatttgttccttaatctgtgaaaaacttggaggtatttgaacctgtacaacaggtagagcagtggcagtttttgctagtgagtctgtcttttctttaccatctatgccaatgtgacttggtatccaatttagggtgattgacagccctagattatgggcttcttttccaatatgttggatttctgcgaggagttgtatattatctccgtgttcactggataacaatgcctggagcgaagatttagagtcggtatgaatgatgacatcatgtaaattcttctcaattgtatagttaataCAGTTCAATTGTAtagttcagggcatataattctgtttgcaatgttgagcacccactattcatgctccagtaagcttcatggttgttagtgtaaactgctgccccagcagaacctctttcttgatcaactgatccgtctgtgaagatgtgagtcgttttcagtcttgagatggttttcatttgtcgttctatgactgctttaAGCTTCTGTGAGTCACAtgttgattttttaactggtaatccttcaatgattatctttcgactcgattcttcccatggaggaggctgccgaaagtgttgatatggtctatcttctcctttgtttatAATGGTCCATTTCAAATCCACTTTCTATAGAATCTTTactagattatccgtccatgcacgtgttctatattgaaggtttctctgaagACTAACCCCCTCACTACTGTTTCGACGTCATTTCGACAGGACGTCATTCCGGACACAGAGCTGGTACTAACCGCTCTGGAAGCAAGGTCAGTAATCTCACCAGACCAGAGTAGgtaggacctcggctggccagatatataccttgttgccATTAATCAATAAACTGCTGAAGGAAACTATTGTGTATCTCTACAACCAACCAAGCACCATACATCTAAGTTAAATACATCCCATCAAAGCTTATTAAAACTCATTCTAATTTTCCACTTAATTTTATTTTTACATCGAaaattcctcaaatattgttactgTTTATTTTCTTTATTAATTCCTGCCCAGATATGTATCAGGACACTGTAATTGTAATATTATTGAACAGAAACACTGATTATTAGTAGCACTGTTAATGATTGTGGTGGCAGccctggtgggtggagggtgatggtctgGTACCCCCCCCTCGCCCCAGCACCATGGCTGAAGGAAGGGGTCCCACTTCGCCCCATCACCATGGCTGCCCCTAGAATAAGGAAGGTCGTCCATGTGGCAGCTCTTGGAGTTGTGGTGGTCACAGGACAGCTCAACTACACCTCTAAGTCCCGCAAGTGAGGCTAGTGAGGTCCCGTTCTCTACTTCTGGAGAGGTCGATTATGCCTTCTCTGCGGCAGGAGCTGCAGCAGGGGCCACCAAGGAGTAGCCGAATGGATAGCCGTAGTAACTGAAGGGATAGTGGTATCCAAACCCTGAGAGAAAGAACATATTAAGCTGACAACATATGCCGTGCATGAAGCAAGCTGTACATAGTCAGATTAAGCACCATTGAGTCTGGCCAGTAACTGGATGGGTGACTACAGAGAGCCTCGCCCTCGGCTAGGAAGATCTCGGTAAATCTAACTGTTTTGCTTACCCTGAAAATCGTATGCCAGTATACTTGGTCATCTTTCCCAGTGAAAAGGAAGGATGAACTTCATGACGGGTTGTGACTGGTGGTCACTGGTAATTACATCTTATGAGGAGCTTGTACGACACCAAGTTAGTGGTACAGGAGCTCCAGACATTCCCGAGGGCGTTTGGTACTTACCAGGGTACGAGTAGGTCAGCGGGACGGTGGCAGCGGGAGTGGCAGACTTGAACGTGTAGGTGCTGTAGGGGTATGTGAACGGGTAGTAGAGTAGCTGTGGGTCTGGTTGAGGTCCAGGCTGCGGGGAGGGCAGGGCGATGgcagcccccaccaacaccaacatcagctGCCAACCATAACACACATTTACACACCAGTAACACACATGATAACAAGCAAGACacccaacaacaataacaactctcTAGTTCTGATGTTTACTGCAGTTCATTCCCGCCATATATTCCCCCAGTGAAACAATATCATTATTATAGATCGTATTCATTTTCCTCTCCAAGGGTTGTTAAGACAAGGAAGTTACTCCCTATAGATATTTCTCTGCATGGTATGAAGAACAAACCTCTAGAacctatatttttcatttaaatattaCGCCATCGTCATTTCATTGCGAGCTGAATGTGGCATAAGAGTGTGAACGCCATTACCGTAGGCCAGAGTGTGAGGGCttggctgtaaaaccctggttgggctccgggTCGGGACTTCCAGAACCTCCCAGAGAACGTAGTAGAGTTCTGGGTGTTTATAATTGCTAATATTTCTGAAaccatttaacttaggcctatcCCAACAATGCTATGTCCGTCGCGCaccccagaccatttcccctTGCAAATTTTGGTGAGGTTAGCCCCATGCATCCAGCCTCCCACTTTGTGTCAGGCAGACAGACAAACATTCTCTTAGTGTTAGTTGTTGAGAGAAGATGGCGGCGGGAGGCAGCTTACCAGAGCCTTCATGATGAGTGTGTGGATAGCCTTGCACGAGTCGACTGACACTAGGCTACAAGCACAGCCTTATATACGCCACGACTCCCCCGCACGCTGCCTCCCTCATATGTATGCACTTACATAAAACATTTTATTTTGAAAATATCTTATAAATATTTAACAACTTATCATCATATACATTTTTTAAATTGCAAGGATTTTATACCAGAATAAACTGCGGTACAACATTTCTGTTTGGAATAACACAAAAATGTTTACACTATTTTGATAAAAAAATGTTCATGACACGATGTACAAAGAAATGATCTTTACACAACGAAATTAAATTCGCTCAAGGTTA encodes the following:
- the LOC123751126 gene encoding uncharacterized protein, coding for MKALLMLVLVGAAIALPSPQPGPQPDPQLLYYPFTYPYSTYTFKSATPAATVPLTYSYPGFGYHYPFSYYGYPFGYSLVAPAAAPAAEKA